In Podospora pseudopauciseta strain CBS 411.78 chromosome 3, whole genome shotgun sequence, one genomic interval encodes:
- a CDS encoding hypothetical protein (COG:B; EggNog:ENOG503P1PV) produces the protein MFKNILVESWPSKLDDGPAESDDDAISLTSTIPPPDDEEYVVESILAERPNQNGIMYYLVQWDATRFDPFWDSTWEPAEIFGDDMIAQWAETKAKQEAGEEKPFDVDRYFAVQQQKEREKRERHNLRNAKRARLGLPLTEPLPASSSKSSAIPEDESSSDEASEDGDVVEVSAPRPKPPKARKPSSTSMYKKGVARPIKTTAPKSPTKSKPLKSSTLSKPNMDRPASLPGKLAKPAATSDPLISSSTKKRQATAPSTTGYEGTARKASKDDMSGPSKSKTKESNLGSRGAASSIRAPSGQKTTARKSTQKTVQSKAGNIFTGGKVRKPRPVIEEVMSNPAKDPKPFSNMHLGRLAELRSRAREDIAPDPSKVALFPLTEGPAAARKMSKETAQPTDLPEDDSLFVGNYSMELESDPEDITAPISSSRTGLAPISTGLVPATSAGLTATSAGISPRTIDPAPASAGLPLPSACLPSSPQAHTAPISRPPLKKRKSVRWDDDVNSVIEFREPDPMDLDDNTLVQKDQVEATPRPAASLAAQPPTPPPTLSAPEPTVTIIPQRNTCSEKRVRFGKPQPGSKCIQTTFNGLPDGTRDELYARFLATESLDFDNSCLATSVATALHSMVKTGLAFGGLSSNTDQQRLQNVASSLRAGIMGLLCAQPDYSILIYPSKCEEWNAVQLRGLPASGPSEFELFYYIFTPREPLLALLPPPRDVPPKPPGAGKESSNRQLIMEKFFGFDYQRLLPTSLKPASTHNFFLAFPDSKMEVRLLLFHWLRACEPNCCIFTSDHPGSWYAFQRKLSSEETAGVVIVHELMAWTLHRLPNLRHLLLGRDDQFWCFTEPMSKLPMYPSTTSLLEESSVVPPGQLQLTRLFPLGAAILLTPSFLVAEPTRALEIIDWFLMYFAKSTTCRLVTAWDFAAYLRDLAEEKEHDRAKLLASPAAMESTANLAILENLKGLSKEDCESRFIAAIKAYELDDLRCRKLPPVGDNEESATLVYAIDKIDPNDEQSLVNWFGYWSTLRLDQFRHFYVLGTDDSITARRSERGEREIAVPTYTSRTINDSDYVLKGTLEHYRVRNTQAEQSGQAHAVAESAGIAPAASSSAAPASVYQAFAMHEVSSECFSRISQHSLAEMLKDVGPREWNSSLWILFGFPVSWSDSDMGDHYEDFTLHWNTISSWFKWGFPWGGRNGITRFNTYVGFFYTIPDEWDPDNKPDDRTPKRHPWLVFYRPRDAFKRPWTDAELIIWDPAAPRRFGDRQPTEGELTFMQRQLIKHVREHTGERNPGTRLTDVWLGGYMVPEECQSPHDIDVVALFLQALGTEFQFKKLIPAPRISMLRPNKGFKRVKLATDPVTDQDDVEMGIRDSETSDEEDARIIFHPPRATGRPLSDDGLPSKCINRLFEEARLWRNRYGRRSQYMKYRFRPTTEWYKDQEEEGRGFSHITVDSWRNIFGALSIGQHKGSTVGSA, from the coding sequence ATGTTCAAGAATATCCTCGTGGAGAGTTGGCCATCGAAGCTGGACGACGGCCCGGCTGAgagcgatgatgatgccatCTCATTGACATCCACAATCCCTCCccccgacgacgaggagTATGTCGTCGAATCGATTCTGGCTGAACGCCCAAACCAAAACGGAATCATGTACTATCTCGTTCAGTGGGATGCTACCCGGTTTGATCCGTTCTGGGACAGCACTTGGGAGCCTGCAGAGATTTTTGGTGATGATATGATTGCCCAGTGGGCTGAGACCAAGGCCAagcaagaagctggagaagagaagCCTTTTGATGTCGACAGGTACTTTGCAGTTCAACAACAAAAGGAGcgggagaaaagagaaaggcACAATCTTCGTAATGCGAAGCGCGCCCGGCTGGGTCTTCCCTTGACCGAGCCTTTGCCAGCATCATCGTCCAAGTCAAGTGCTATTCCAGAAGATGAGTCGAGTAGTGATGAGGCGAGTGAGGATGGCGATGTTGTGGAAGTGTCGGCCCCTCGGCCCAAACCACCCAAGGCACGAAAACCATCTTCGACCTCGATGTATAAGAAGGGCGTGGCAAGGCCTATTAAAACCACTGCTCCCAAATCGCCAACAAAGTCCAAGCCTCTGAAGTCCTCGACCTTGTCAAAACCAAACATGGATAGGCCAGCAAGCCTCCCAGGCAAACTAGCCAAACCTGCAGCGACCTCCGACCCACTGATATCATCTTCCACAAAGAAACGGCAGGCTACAGCTCCGTCGACCACTGGATACGAGGGAACTGCAAGAAAAGCAAGTAAAGACGATATGAGCGGCCCGTCAAAATCAAAGACCAAGGAATCAAACCTCGGTTCCAGGGGTGCCGCATCTAGCATAAGAGCGCCGTCGGGCCAAAAGACAACGGCCCGCAAGTCGACCCAAAAGACCGTCCAAAGCAAGGCGGGGAACATCTTTACTGGCGGTAAAGTAAGGAAACCACGGCCTGTCATTGAGGAGGTTATGTCCAATCCCGCAAAAGACCCCAAGCCCTTCAGCAACATGCATCTTGGGAGATTGGCCGAACTTCGTAGCCGTGCGAGGGAAGACATTGCCCCTGACCCTTCAAAGGtggccctcttccccctgACCGAGGGGCCTGCTGCAGCGAGAAAGATGTCCAAGGAAACTGCACAACCGACGGATCTACCGGAAGACGACAGCCTTTTTGTTGGCAACTATTCGATGGAGCTGGAGTCGGACCCAGAAGACATAACAGCACCCATTTCCTCCAGTCGGACCGGCCTTGCACCGATCTCGACAGGCCTAGTGCCGGCAACCTCAGCAGGCCTCACAGCGACGTCGGCAGGAATCTCACCAAGAACAATTGACCCAGCACCAGCCTCAGCGGGCCTGCCACTGCCTTCAGCATGCCTgccgtcatcaccacaagCACACACGGCACCAATCTCAAGGCCCCCTTTGAAAAAGCGGAAGTCGGTGAGATGGGATGACGACGTGAACAGCGTCATCGAATTCCGTGAGCCGGATCCCATGGACTTGGACGATAATACTCTTGTGCAAAAAGATCAAGTTGAGGCCACTCCACGGCCTGCAGCATCTCTCGCTGCTCAGCCTCCTACCCCACCTCCCACATTGTCTGCTCCTGAGCCAACAGTTACCATCATACCCCAACGCAATACCTGTTCAGAAAAGCGGGTTAGGTTTGGCAAGCCCCAGCCTGGGTCCAAATGTATTCAAACAACTTTCAACGGGTTACCTGATGGGACTCGTGATGAGCTGTATGCAAGGTTTCTAGCCACGGAGAGCTTGGACTTTGACAACAGTTGCCTTGCTACGTCGGTAGCTACCGCACTGCACTCAATGGTTAAAACTGGCTTGGCCTTTGGCGGCTTAAGTTCTAATACCGACCAACAAAGGCTACAAAATGTGGCGAGTTCTTTACGAGCCGGCATTATGGGACTGCTTTGTGCTCAGCCAGACTACAGCATTCTCATATACCCGTCAAAGTGTGAAGAATGGAATGCCGTTCAGCTCAGGGGGCTTCCAGCGTCAGGTCCATCTGAATTTGAGCTCTTCTACTACATATTTACACCACGCGAGCCCCTCCTAGCCCTGCTGCCGCCACCCCGGGATGTGCCACCCAAGCCGCCTGGCGCTGGCAAGGAGTCATCAAATCGGCAACTGATCATGGAAAAGTTCTTCGGTTTTGACTACCAGAGGCTGCTACCAACCAGCTTGAAGCCCGCATCGACACATAACTTCTTCCTGGCATTTCCTGACTCAAAGATGGAAGTTCGTCTCTTGCTATTTCACTGGCTCCGTGCATGTGAGCCCAACTGCTGTATCTTCACAAGCGACCATCCTGGGAGCTGGTATGCCTTCCAGAGAAAGCTCAGCTCAGAAGAGACAGCGGGTGTGGTCATCGTACATGAGTTGATGGCGTGGACTTTGCACAGGCTCCCGAATCTGCGACATCTCTTACTTGGCCGAGATGATCAGTTTTGGTGCTTTACAGAGCCGATGAGCAAGCTTCCGATGTATCCATCAACAACTTCGCTGTTGGAAGAAAGTTCTGTGGTGCCTCCCGGCCAACTCCAGCTCACGCGCTTGTTTCCCCTGGGGGCGGCCATATTATTGACCCCAAGCTTTCTGGTAGCGGAACCAACTCGAGCCCTCGAAATCATCGACTGGTTTCTGATGTACTTTGCCAAATCCACAACATGTCGTCTTGTTACCGCATGGGACTTTGCAGCCTACCTCAGGGACTtggctgaggagaaggagcatGATCGAGCCAAGCTGCTAGCCTCTCCAGCAGCGATGGAGAGCACGGCCAATCTTGCCATTCTTGAAAACTTGAAAGGTTTAAGCAAGGAAGATTGCGAGAGCCGGTTTATTGCCGCTATAAAGGCCTATGAGCTGGACGACCTGAGATGTCGAAAACTCCCGCCTGTTGGTGACAACGAGGAGAGCGCCACGCTGGTCTATGCTATTGACAAGATCGACCCCAATGACGAGCAAAGCCTCGTCAACTGGTTTGGGTACTGGTCAACACTGCGATTGGATCAGTTCCGCCACTTCTACGTTCTTGGTACAGACGACTCCATAACAGCGCGTCGGTCTGAAAGAGGCGAGCGAGAAATCGCCGTTCCAACGTACACCAGCCGCACCATCAATGACTCAGACTACGTGTTGAAGGGCACCTTGGAGCACTACCGTGTTCGCAACACGCAGGCCGAGCAATCCGGACAAGCCCACGCTGTTGCTGAGAGCGCAGGTATAGCACCAgccgcctcctcttctgcaGCCCCTGCTTCTGTGTATCAGGCCTTCGCAATGCACGAGGTCTCCAGCGAGTGCTTTAGTCGCATATCACAGCACTCACTTGCTGAGATGCTGAAAGATGTGGGGCCAAGGGAATGGAATTCCAGTCTCTGGATCTTGTTCGGGTTTCCAGTTTCATGGTCCGATAGCGACATGGGCGATCATTACGAAGATTTTACACTGCACTGGAACACCATCTCGAGCTGGTTCAAATGGGGTTTTCcatggggaggaaggaatGGGATCACGCGGTTCAATACCTATGTCGGTTTCTTCTATACCATCCCCGACGAGTGGGACCCCGACAACAAGCCTGACGACCGCACGCCAAAACGACACCCCTGGCTCGTCTTTTATCGGCCACGTGATGCGTTTAAGAGACCATGGACAGACGCCGAGCTTATCATCTGGGATCCTGCGGCCCCAAGGAGGTTTGGAGACCGTCAGCCCACCGAGGGCGAGCTTACGTTCATGCAGCGTCAACTGATCAAGCATGTACGGGAGCATACAGGGGAAAGGAATCCCGGCACCAGGTTGACTGATGTGTGGCTTGGGGGTTACATGGTCCCGGAAGAATGCCAATCTCCGCACGACATTGATGTGGTGGCTCTATTTCTCCAAGCCTTGGGCACCGAGTTCCAGTTTAAGAAACTTATTCCCGCGCCGCGTATCAGCATGTTGAGACCCAATAAAGGATTCAAAAGGGTGAAGCTCGCCACGGATCCAGTTACTGACCAGGACGATGTGGAGATGGGTATCCGGGATTCTGAGACATCGGATGAGGAAGACGCCCGCATCATTTTCCACCCACCTCGCGCTACAGGGCGGCCCTTGTCGGATGACGGGCTCCCATCCAAGTGTATCAACAGGCTCTTTGAAGAAGCCCGCCTCTGGCGCAACAGGTATGGGCGACGCTCACAGTACATGAAGTATCGGTTTCGACCTACCACGGAGTGGTACAAGgaccaggaggaggaggggcgtgGCTTTTCACACATAACGGTCGATTCATGGCGAAACATCTTTGGTGCACTCAGCATCGGTCAACACAAGGGATCAACAGTCGGCTCTGCTTAG
- a CDS encoding hypothetical protein (EggNog:ENOG503P5KU; COG:J), translating into MSVPRARLLQLMEARCKLFETTFNPDGIRAGNKILRQRLKGPALAGYYPRRIWTMQEFQAEFRDLHLLVDDEKELDRFEHVSLLKARGKGAPKKKNSAPDHKKKK; encoded by the exons ATGTCGGTCCCACGCGCGAGGTTACTGCAGCTCATGGAG GCTCGCTGCAAGCTCTTCGAAACCACCTTCAACCCCGACGGCATCCGCGCCGGCAACAAGATCTTGAGACAGCGCCTCAAGGGCCCCGCCCTCGCCGGATACTACCCACGAAGGATATGGACCATGCAGGAGTTCCAGGCCGAGTTCAGGGATCTTCACCTCTTGGTTGACGACGAGAAGGAGCTGGACCGTTTCGAACATGTTTCTCT TCTGAAAGCGCGCGGGAAGGGTgcgcccaagaagaagaactcTGCTCCCG AtcacaagaagaaaaaatgA
- a CDS encoding hypothetical protein (COG:A; EggNog:ENOG503NYH2), which produces MSKRKAPAATSPPTIQDTSARAPKRQKPSSSSSSSAPTPSISAPEFSPITLCTKWTTPTLPSHLPPLPPILSPTLETAALTHSGQKKSPSDLSYERLEWIGDVYLELIASELIFATFPSIPEGEMSRRRELLIRNSTLSAFSVRYGLDKRANFPSEFNLTGRPNGSTAHAKKKEKALADIFEAYVGGVIRSDLVNGYKNAVVWLKALWGPLLKAEIKVEEGGGRMIDKEQNPKVRLEQLIGASCVRIEYKDLPGTGERFVDKQPQFGIGVYFTGWGEDNLLLGEAWDFGKKSAGHRAAEKACGHPMVVGRLVERKRAYMAKRAIERTTEEEEGKEEEGKEEE; this is translated from the coding sequence atgtccaaaagaaaagcgcccgccgccaccagcccGCCCACAATCCAGGACACCTCCGCCCGCGCCCCCAAACGCCAAAaaccatcttcctcctcctcctcctcagcgccgaccccctccatctcggccccAGAATTCTCCCCCATAACCCTCTGTACAAAATGGacaacccccaccctcccctcccacctcccccccttgccccccatcctctcccctaCCCTCGAAACCGCAGCGCTCACCCACTCCGGGCAAAAAAAATCCCCCTCCGACCTCTCCTACGAGCGCCTAGAATGGATAGGCGACGTCTACCTCGAGCTCATCGCCTCGGAACTCATCTTCgccaccttcccctccatccccgaAGGTGAAATGTCCCGCCGTCGCGAGCTCCTCATCCGCAACTCAACCCTCTCCGCCTTTTCGGTCCGGTACGGCCTTGACAAGAGAGCAAACTTCCCCAGCGAGTTCAATCTGACAGGCAGACCGAACGGCAGCACGGCCCACgccaaaaagaaggagaaggccctGGCGGATATTTTTGAGGCGTATGTCGGGGGGGTGATAAGGTCTGATCTTGTCAATGGGTACAAAAATGCTGTGGTTTGGTTGAAGGCGTTGTGGGGACCGTTGTTGAAGGCGGAGatcaaggttgaggagggcgggggacGGATGATCGACAAGGAGCAGAATCCGAAGGTGAGGCTGGAGCAGCTGATCGGGGCCAGTTGTGTCAGGATTGAGTACAAGGATTTGCCTGGGACGGGGGAGAGGTTTGTGGATAAGCAGCCGCAGTTTGGGATTGGCGTGTATTTCacggggtggggggaggataaTCTTTTGCTGGGGGAGGCGTGGGATTTTGGCAAGAAGAGTGCCGGGCACagggcggcggagaaggcTTGTGGGCAtccgatggtggtggggaggttggtggagaggaagagggcttATATGGCCAAGAGGGCCATTGAGAGgacgacggaggaggaggaggggaaggaggaggaggggaaggaggaggagtga
- the BRX1 gene encoding Ribosome biogenesis protein brx1 (EggNog:ENOG503NUGV; COG:J): MAAVYKSLAKTSSKADKMDIDEDSKSSGNGVRKNKQRVLILSSRGVTHRHRHLLNDLAAMLPHGRKDVKFDSKSNLYQLNELAELYNCNNVMFFEARKGKDLYMWFSKVPNGPTIKFHAQNLHTMEELHFQGNCLKGSRPILSFDATFETEPHLQVIKEVFTHMFGVPEGARKSKPFVDHVMGFSVADGKIWIRNYEIREVAKTKGDDGDEEEEGATSKKSKKGGLDSKETDISLIEIGPRFVLTPIIIQEGAFGGPIIYENKRFISPNHVRAELRKSKASRHVARQEQTRDNLARKRKLGLENGEAFKDKSGLDTRELFA, from the exons ATGGCAGCTGTTTACAAATCGCTGGCCAAGACCAGCAGCAAGGCTGACAAGATGGATATCGATGAGGATTCAAAGAGCAGCGGTAACGGGGTCAGAAAAAACAAGCAGAGGGTGTTGATCCTTTCCTCCAGAGGCGTTACCCATAG ACACCGACATCTTCTCAACGACCTGGCGGCTATGCTCCCCCACGGAAGGAAAGACGTCAAGTTTGACTCCAAGTCAAATTTGTACCAGCTGAACGAGCTGGCGGAGCTGTACAACTGCAACAATGTCATGTTTTTTGAGGCGCGCAAGGGGAAGGATTTGTATATGTGGTTCAGCAAGGTTCCTAATGGGCCGACGATTAAGTTTCATGCTCAGAATT TGCACACAATGGAGGAACTCCACTTCCAAGGCAACTGCCTCAAGGGCTCGCGACCGATCCTCTCGTTTGACGCCACCTTTGAGACGGAACCGCACCTCCAGGTCATCAAGGAGGTGTTTACACACATGTTTGGCGTGCCCGAGGGCGCGCGCAAGTCCAAGCCGTTTGTTGATCACGTCATGGGGTTCAGCGTGGCGGATGGCAAGATTTGGATTCGCAACTATGAGATTCGGGAGGTGGCCAAGACgaagggggatgatggtgacgaggaagaggagggtgccACCAGCAAAAAGTCAAAGAAGGGCGGGCTCGACAGCAAGGAGACGGACATCAGCTTGATTGAGATTGGCCCGAGATTTGTCCTGACGCCGATTATCATCCAGGAGGGCGCTTTTGGCGGGCCGATTATTTACGAGAACAAGAGGTTCATCTCGCCGAACCATGTGCGGGCGGAGCTGAGGAAGAGCAAGGCGAGCAGGCATGTGGCGAGGCAGGAGCAGACGAGGGATAATCTGGCGAGGAAAAGgaagttggggttggagaatGGGGAGGCGTTTAAGGACAAGAGTGGGCTTGATACCCGGGAGTTGTTTGCttag
- a CDS encoding hypothetical protein (EggNog:ENOG503NWID; COG:J): MEKLYAKISEQQSAILQHQSDMRKASDEDAVHTRALDHQSSCSSLPITPATDGFPSSQTAPTTRPASAAQNETQASTEEVLRLKLELAQAHNHISRLESQNRYGLESGRVTPALGIVESDFASSITGAVSPIARALSGGPTCGSSAKLPYLREPGWLVPDDARAEIPEPMSTGGMSRARGIWNKQPSYPSQFPQTTAVSGAPQATPWTDPRAPTAGYETSYNHTGLEVYRQDRAPPDQEMMRPMGRRTNRYDSRYAPSSNYSGGFNMNAGPYDSTALSYPYGNQAPMAGGMGLGMYPPYPQQQVGSPLSPHATEFTSSSQGPWGKTESISSEGQTYVSATTEPLNYRRLLDRNVTCDWKYIVDKIVCNNDQQASIFLQQKLKVGTPDQKYDIVEAIVAQAYPLMVNRFGNFLVQRCFEHGTPEQVVKIAEAIRGNTLNLSMDPFGCHVVQKAFDSVPEEYKAIMVHELLRRIPETVIHRYACHVWQKLFELRWTESPPQIMKYVNESLRGMWHEVALGETGSLVVQNIFENCLEEDKRPCIEEVLANIDIVAHGQFGNWCIQHICEHGAPADRSRAIDHVIRYAAEYSMDQFASKVVEKCLKIGGPEFLGRYLDRVCEGRHERPRIPLIDIASDQYGNYLIQYILTHANPQHREIVAAHIRKHMVSLRGSKFGSRVGMLCTNHAVATRPGPGVGPSSMAAIRPSRPYGGGGGGGGGGGGGGGAAYR; this comes from the exons ATGGAGAAACTCTACGCCAAGATTTCCGAGCAGCAGTCTGCCATCTTGCAGCATCAGAGCGACATGCGCAAGGCTTCGGACGAGGATGCTGTGCACACCAGAGCCCTGGACCACCAGTCGTCCTGCAGCTCTCTGCCCATCACGCCCGCCACGGATGGCTTCCCTTCGTCGCAAACTGCCCCCACCACTCGACCTGCCAGCGCCGCCCAGAACGAGACGCAGGCCAGCACCGAGGAGGTTTTGCGTTTGAAGCTCGAGCTCGCTCAAGCTCACAACCACATCTCACGCCTCGAGTCGCAGAACCGCTACGGTCTTGAGAGTGGGCGCGTCACCCCAGCTCTTGGTATCGTCGAATCCGACTTTGCCTCGTCGATTACCGGCGCTGTCTCCCCGATTGCTCGGGCTCTCTCGGGAGGTCCGACTTGCGGCAGCTCCGCCAAGCTGCCTTATCTTCGCGAGCCGGGCTGGCTTGTTCCCGACGATGCCCGCGCCGAGATTCCCGAGCCCATGTCGACAGGAGGCATGAGCCGCGCTCGCGGTATCTGGAACAAGCAGCCTTCTTATCCCAGTCAGTTCCCCCAGACCACCGCCGTGTCAGGTGCGCCCCAGGCGACTCCCTGGACCGATCCCCGCGCTCCCACCGCAGGGTACGAAACCTCATACAACCACACAGGCCTGGAGGTGTATCGCCAGGATCGAGCTCCGCCTGACcaggagatgatgaggccCATGGGACGCCGCACCAATCGCTATGACAGCCGCTACGCTCCCTCGTCCAACTACAGCGGCGGCTTCAACATGAATGCTGGCCCCTATGACAGCACCGCTCTCAGCTATCCCTACGGCAATCAGGCCCCCATGGCCGGCGGCATGGGCTTGGGGATGTATCCCCCCTACCCGCAGCAACAGGTTGGGTCTCCACTCTCACCCCATGCCACCGAGttcacctcctcttcccaggGACCCTGGGGAAAGACTGAG TCCATTTCCAGCGAAGGCCAGACCTACGTCTCTGCCACGACCGAGCCTCTCAACTATCGCCGCCTTCTTGACCGCAACGTCACTTGCGACTGGAAGTACATCGTCGACAAGATTGTGTGCAACAATGACCAGCAAGCCTCCATCTTTCTGCAGCAAAAGCTCAAGGTCGGCACCCCTGACCAAAAGTACGACATCGTGGAGGCGATTGTTGCCCAGGCCTACCCCTTGATGGTCAACCGGTTCGGCAACTTCTTGGTGCAGCGTTGCTTTGAGCATGGCACCCCGGAACAGGTGGTCAAGATTGCCGAGGCGATTCGCGGAAACACTCTGAATCTCTCGATGGACCCCTTTGGCTGCCATGTGGTTCAGAAGGCCTTCGATTCGGTGCCCGAGGAGTACAAGGCCATCATGGTTCACGAGCTGCTGCGCCGGATTCCCGAGACGGTCATTCACCGTTATGCTTGCCACGTCTGGCAGAAGCTGTTCGAGCTGCGTTGGACCGAGTCTCCTCCCCAGATCATGAAGTATGTCAACGAGTCGCTGCGCGGCATGTGGCACGAGGTTGCCTTGGGCGAGACGGGTAGTTTGGTTGTGCAGAACATCTTTGAGAAttgtttggaggaggacaag CGTCCTTGCATTGAGGAGGTGCTTGCCAATATCGACATTGTCGCTCACGGCCAGTTTGGCAACTGGTGCATCCAGCACATCTGCGAGCATGGCGCCCCAGCTGACCGCAGCCGAGCCATCGACCATGTCATTCGATATGCCGCCGAGTACAGCATGGACCAGTTTGCGTCCAAGGTGGTCGAGAAGTGTCTGAAGATTGGTGGCCCCGAGTTTCTGGGCCGCTATCTTGACCGTGTCTGCGAGGGCCGGCATGAACGTCCCCGCATTCCCCTAATCGACATCGCCAGCGATCAGTACGGTAACTATCTCATCCAGTACATCTTGACGCACGCCAACCCCCAGCATCGCGAGATTGTCGCCGCTCATATTCGCAAGCACATGGTGTCTCTCCGTGGCTCCAAGTTTGGTTCCCGTGTCGGCATGCTCTGCACCAACCACGCCGTCGCCACCCGGCCTGGTCCTGGTGTTGGTCCCTCCTCCATGGCGGCCATTCGTCCTAGTCGCCCCtatggaggtggtggtggtggtggtggcggtggtggtggcggtggtggtgccgcgTACCGCTAA
- a CDS encoding hypothetical protein (EggNog:ENOG503P1KH; COG:U) codes for MSDSVDRVFVHALATVKKIPKTGASRPPPTDRMRLYGLYKQAMEGDVDGVMERPTSSSFPNPEELAREQDKWDAWKSQTGLSRTEAKRRYVEALIETMHRYANTPNALELVNELEFVWNQGKGRGGLAGFTQVIRRFGGGRVEEQPMRVISPMSEPDESEARMVELAGEDGEENEGGFRGRSDKRSKRMERAIVRLSAEIAALREQIATGREWRTKKDRGLGAWVSWGFWGAVKHFTVDLLLLVLLLVWMRKRKDRRFEDHVRGLFRLGREYARKILPSR; via the exons ATGTCAGACTCAGTCG ACCGCGTCTTCGTCCACGCGCTCGCCACCGTCAAAAAAATCCCCAAAACCGGCGCCTCCCGCCCCCCACCGACCGACCGGATGCGCCTCTACGGCCTCTACAAACAAGCAATGGAAGGCGACGTCGACGGCGTGATGGAGCGaccaacctcgtcctccttccccaacccagaAGAACTCGCGCGGGAGCAAGACAAGTGGGATGCTTGGAAGTCACAGACGGGATTGTCGCGGACGGAGGCAAAACGCCGCTACGTCGAGGCGTTGATCGAGACGATGCATAGGTATGCTAATACGCCCAATGCGCTTGAGTTGGTGAATGAGCTGGAGTTTGTGTGGAATCAG ggtaAGGGGCGAGGGGGGCTGGCGGGCTTTACGCAGGTCATCAGACGgtttggtggagggagggtggaggaacAGCCGATGAGGGTTATAAGTCCTATGAGCGAGCCGGATGAGAGCGAGGCCAGGATGGTGGAGCTggccggggaggatggggaggagaatgagGGGGGGTTTAGGGGGAGGAGCGATAAACGGTCCAAAAGGATGGAGCGGGCGATTGTGAGGTTGTCGGCTGAAATCGCCGCGTTGAGGGAGCAGATTGCTACGGGAAGGGAgtggaggacgaagaaggatagggggttgggggcgtGGGTGAGctgggggttttggggggcggTGAAGCATTTTACTGTTGATCTGCTTCTGCTTGTTCTGCTGCTTGTttggatgaggaagaggaaggacaGGAGGTTCGAGGATCACgtgagggggttgttcaggttggggagggagtatgCTCGGAAGATACTGCCTtcgagatga
- the YPT31 gene encoding Rab GTPase ypt31 (COG:U; BUSCO:EOG09264HHW; EggNog:ENOG503NV4U) has product MANDEYDFLFKVVLIGDSGVGKSNLLSRFTRNEFNLDSKSTIGVEFATRSIQVDNKTIKAQIWDTAGQERYRAITSAYYRGAVGALLVYDISKNITYENVTRWLKELRDHADSNIVIMLVGNKSDLRHLRAVPTDDAKNFAAENHLSFIETSALDATNVELAFQNILTEIYNIVSTKSFAEEDGKKFDPREGGTNITLSQEGPKGESKGCC; this is encoded by the exons ATGGCCAACGACGAGTACGAT TTCCTCTTCAAAG TGGTGTTGATTGGAGACTCTGGTGTCGGAAAGTCCAACCTGCTCAGCCGGTTCACCCGCAATGAGTTCAACCTAGACTCCAAGTCGACCATCGGCGTCGAGTTCGCCACGAGATCGATCCAGGTCGACAACAAGACCATCAAGGCTCAGATTTGGGATACTGCCGGTCAGGAGCGGTATCGCGCCATCACTTCTGCCTACTACCGCGGCGCTGTCGGCGCTCTCCTCGTCTACGATATCAGCAAGAACATCACCTACGAGAACGTAACCCGGTGGCTCAAGGAGCTGCGGGATCATGCCGACAGCAACATTGTCATCATGCTGGTGGGAAACAAGAGCGATTTGCGACACCTCAGAGCTGTTCCTACAGATGATGCCAAGAACTTTGCGG CCGAGAACCACCTCTCTTTTATCGAGACTTCGGCCCTCGATGCGACCAACGTTGAGCTTGCTTTCCAAAACATCTTGACCG AGATCTACAACATCGTATCGACCAAGAGTttcgccgaggaggacggcAAGAAGTTCGACCCAAGGGAGGGCGGCACAAACATCACGCTGAGCCAGGAAGGGCCAAAGGGGGAGTCCAAGGGTTGCTGTTAA